In the genome of Massilibacillus massiliensis, one region contains:
- the fadK gene encoding medium-chain fatty-acid--CoA ligase: protein MSSIRKAGGSREHYYRRKGYWGDATLADYWRMAVLSSPEKIAVMDLQGTSYTYAELDDAAGRVASFLQDAGVKYGDFVSFQLPGWAEFTVVYIACLKVGAVANPLLPCYRQKELVHILNQCESKVFFFPMKYRRLSYLPMVQSILSQLPCLNELVIVEKEENVSDGNTFGRILKQYTPLPDQRVGRAEDLAAVLFTSGTDGAPKGVMFNHNNMIASEKAFAAALNFNYTDVMLMPAPMAHATGFHHGVTVPFMFGATSVLQDVFSADTSLALITRERCTCSMGATPFVYDILRALQSRQYDISSLRFFLCGGAPIPRHIVEEGLKAGLKVIGVYGSTESVPHTVVRLHDPIDKVIQTDGAPVPSVEVQAVDPLRHPVPVGIEGEEASRGPNVFMGYFKDPETTARVFDEEGWYYSGDLCTLDEDGYVRITGRKKDFIIRGGENISSVEIENILLQIPGVYEAGVVAMPDERLGERICAYVVMQERNESLTLNSIKAFFEEKKVAKCKWPERLEIINCLPRNAAGKIQKFILRQDIKHKLSQENAKIAVY from the coding sequence ATGTCTTCAATAAGAAAAGCTGGTGGATCTCGTGAACACTACTATAGGCGGAAAGGTTATTGGGGGGATGCAACCTTAGCTGATTATTGGAGAATGGCGGTTCTAAGCTCCCCGGAAAAAATAGCTGTGATGGATCTGCAAGGTACAAGTTACACCTATGCCGAATTAGATGATGCGGCTGGCAGAGTTGCATCTTTTTTGCAAGATGCAGGAGTGAAATATGGAGATTTTGTTTCTTTCCAATTACCTGGATGGGCTGAATTTACCGTTGTTTACATAGCCTGTCTGAAAGTGGGGGCAGTTGCGAATCCTCTTTTACCATGTTATCGACAAAAGGAATTAGTACATATTCTTAATCAATGTGAATCAAAAGTTTTTTTCTTTCCAATGAAATATCGAAGGCTGTCTTACTTGCCAATGGTTCAGTCCATCCTTTCTCAACTTCCTTGTTTAAATGAATTGGTAATTGTAGAAAAAGAAGAGAATGTATCTGATGGCAATACCTTTGGAAGGATACTGAAACAATATACACCATTGCCCGATCAGCGTGTGGGGCGGGCTGAGGATTTAGCGGCGGTTTTATTTACCTCGGGAACGGATGGGGCTCCTAAAGGAGTTATGTTTAATCATAATAATATGATTGCCAGTGAAAAAGCTTTTGCAGCCGCATTAAATTTTAATTATACAGATGTTATGTTAATGCCAGCGCCAATGGCACATGCTACCGGCTTTCATCACGGCGTAACGGTACCTTTTATGTTTGGTGCTACAAGTGTACTTCAGGATGTATTTTCTGCAGACACCAGCCTCGCATTAATCACACGGGAACGATGTACTTGCAGCATGGGGGCTACCCCCTTTGTTTATGATATACTGCGTGCGTTGCAAAGTCGGCAATATGACATATCTTCACTTCGCTTTTTCCTATGTGGCGGAGCGCCAATACCCAGACATATCGTTGAGGAAGGGCTGAAAGCAGGGCTCAAAGTGATTGGTGTTTATGGATCTACTGAAAGTGTTCCTCATACAGTGGTACGTCTGCATGATCCGATTGATAAAGTTATACAGACGGATGGTGCGCCGGTACCCAGTGTAGAGGTGCAGGCTGTTGATCCATTACGTCATCCAGTACCTGTGGGAATTGAAGGAGAAGAAGCCTCACGCGGTCCGAATGTTTTTATGGGGTATTTTAAAGATCCGGAAACTACTGCGCGTGTTTTTGATGAGGAAGGTTGGTATTATAGTGGTGACTTGTGTACTTTGGACGAGGATGGATATGTCAGGATTACCGGCAGAAAAAAAGACTTTATTATTCGTGGTGGGGAGAATATCAGCAGTGTGGAGATAGAAAATATTTTATTGCAAATTCCTGGTGTTTATGAAGCTGGTGTCGTAGCAATGCCAGATGAGCGATTGGGTGAGAGAATTTGTGCTTATGTAGTAATGCAAGAACGGAATGAAAGTCTGACTTTAAATAGTATAAAAGCCTTTTTTGAGGAAAAGAAGGTGGCCAAATGCAAATGGCCGGAACGGCTGGAAATCATAAATTGTCTTCCAAGAAATGCGGCAGGTAAGATACAGAAATTTATATTACGACAGGATATAAAACATAAATTGAGCCAAGAGAATGCCAAGATTGCTGTATACTAA
- a CDS encoding PaaI family thioesterase, whose product MKNGGYEDTLIAALGIKVIEIKDTQIVATMPINNSTRQPMGLLHGGASAALAETVAGLGTYHFINPEIEYAVGIEINANHVRKKRDGVVTAVGKLLHHGKTIMVWDIKITDEQENLICVSRCTIGVFPKK is encoded by the coding sequence ATGAAAAATGGGGGATATGAAGATACGCTGATTGCTGCATTAGGCATTAAAGTAATCGAAATAAAGGATACGCAAATTGTTGCTACGATGCCGATTAACAATAGCACCCGCCAGCCAATGGGATTATTACATGGCGGAGCTTCGGCTGCTCTGGCGGAAACAGTAGCCGGTTTAGGTACCTATCATTTTATAAATCCAGAGATAGAATATGCCGTTGGTATAGAAATCAATGCAAATCACGTTCGAAAAAAAAGGGATGGTGTTGTCACTGCGGTGGGCAAACTGCTGCATCACGGAAAAACGATTATGGTATGGGATATTAAAATCACAGATGAACAAGAAAATCTTATATGTGTTTCACGATGTACGATAGGCGTATTTCCTAAAAAATGA
- a CDS encoding sodium:solute symporter family protein, with product MHIPFLIVCIYILLLFVISYFAQRRSAGSAANYILAGRQLTTPLITVSIVGLAVGGASTIGVAEQAYKVGLSAGWYTTAWGIGAIAMGMLVAKKYRQLNITTIPELLGRYYDKKGMIAGIACQILIQLVIMSLQYLAGGSILSALMPEIFTLTTGMLTSAVVFISVTMIGGMWSASLSNILNVSLKYIGIILATIVCVWQAGGLANIEAKLPESTPFLSFFDGVGITGIITWILVLVTVNLSLQSIIQISLGAKNVQTAQRGFIIGGLMMLPIGFVSALLGVIARTMFPDAAPAMALPMTIMSLNPILAGITLAALWAADVSTACNLLLSSATLFSQDIYKKFVKPDMSDKSFLLVTKISVLALGLLTLIFAMTISGIINTLMIGLSLTASFSVIVLFTLFAPSLCRKNAAFYTILVSLIVLILWQTLPAIRIFPHVIYMEWIACVGTFLLTYLLDSKTITSSEYAS from the coding sequence ATGCATATTCCATTTCTTATCGTCTGCATTTATATTCTCTTACTTTTCGTTATCAGCTATTTTGCGCAACGTCGTTCTGCCGGAAGTGCTGCCAACTATATTTTAGCTGGCAGACAATTAACTACCCCGCTTATCACAGTATCCATCGTCGGTCTTGCCGTGGGTGGTGCTTCTACGATTGGTGTTGCTGAACAGGCATATAAAGTAGGATTGTCCGCAGGTTGGTACACTACAGCTTGGGGCATTGGTGCCATCGCCATGGGCATGCTCGTTGCAAAAAAATATCGGCAGCTCAATATTACAACCATTCCAGAACTGCTCGGTAGATACTATGATAAAAAGGGTATGATTGCTGGCATTGCATGTCAGATTCTAATTCAACTCGTCATCATGTCCCTGCAGTATTTAGCAGGTGGCAGCATTCTTTCCGCTTTGATGCCGGAAATCTTTACACTGACTACAGGAATGCTGACAAGCGCAGTTGTCTTCATTAGTGTTACCATGATCGGCGGCATGTGGTCTGCAAGTCTCTCTAATATCTTAAATGTATCTTTAAAATACATCGGTATCATTTTAGCTACAATTGTATGCGTTTGGCAAGCTGGTGGTTTAGCGAACATCGAAGCCAAACTTCCAGAATCGACACCTTTTCTTAGCTTTTTTGATGGTGTCGGCATTACAGGCATTATAACTTGGATCCTCGTATTAGTAACAGTGAATTTATCTTTGCAAAGCATCATTCAAATTTCCTTAGGTGCCAAAAATGTGCAAACAGCACAACGTGGATTTATCATTGGTGGTCTCATGATGCTGCCAATCGGTTTTGTCAGTGCATTACTGGGTGTCATTGCAAGAACAATGTTTCCGGATGCAGCACCAGCAATGGCACTTCCCATGACCATCATGTCTTTAAATCCAATTTTAGCAGGCATTACATTGGCTGCATTATGGGCCGCAGATGTGTCCACAGCTTGCAATTTACTGCTGAGCTCCGCCACATTGTTTTCACAAGATATTTATAAAAAATTCGTAAAACCAGACATGAGTGATAAAAGTTTTCTACTTGTCACAAAAATTTCTGTTTTGGCTTTAGGTCTGTTAACCCTTATTTTTGCAATGACAATCAGCGGTATCATCAACACCCTTATGATTGGTCTTAGTCTGACAGCTTCCTTCAGTGTCATCGTACTCTTTACACTATTTGCACCTTCACTTTGCCGAAAGAACGCTGCTTTTTATACCATCCTTGTAAGTCTAATTGTCTTAATTCTTTGGCAGACACTCCCAGCCATTCGCATTTTCCCTCACGTTATTTATATGGAATGGATTGCTTGTGTCGGAACTTTCCTCTTGACCTATCTTCTTGACTCTAAGACAATTACAAGTTCTGAATATGCATCATAA